The following are encoded together in the Monodelphis domestica isolate mMonDom1 chromosome 5, mMonDom1.pri, whole genome shotgun sequence genome:
- the CSRP2 gene encoding cysteine and glycine-rich protein 2, which yields MPNWGGGNKCGACGRTVYHAEEVQCDGRSFHRCCFLCMVCRKNLDSTTVAIHDDEVYCKSCYGKKYGPKGYGYGQGAGTLNMDRGERLGIKPENVQPHRPTTNPNTSKFAQKFGGAEKCSRCGDSVYAAEKVIGAGKPWHKNCFRCAKCGKSLESTTLTEKEGEIYCKGCYAKNFGPKGFGYGQGAGALVHAQ from the exons ATGCCCAACTGGGGAGGCGGTAACAAATGTGGAGCCTGTGGAAGGACTGTGTACCATGCTGAAGAGGTACAGTGTGATGGAAGAAGCTTCCATAGATGCTGTTTTCTGTGCA TGGTTTGCAGGAAAAATTTAGACAGCACAACTGTGGCCATTCACGATGATGAGGTTTACTGCAAATCCTGCTATGGGAAGAAGTATGGACCCAAAGGGTACGGCTATGGCCAAGGAGCAGGCACACTTAACATGGACAGAGGAGAGAGGCTGGGTATCAAGCCTGAGAA TGTGCAGCCTCACAGGCCCACCACAAATCCAAACACTTCCAAATTTGCTCAGAAATTTGGAGGAGCCGAGAAGTGTTCCAGATGCGGAGATTCCGTGTATGCGGCAGAGAAAGTAATAGGAGCAGGGAAG CCTTGGCACAAAAATTGTTTCCGATGTGCCAAATGTGGAAAGAGCCTCGAGTCAACGACTCtgacagagaaagaaggggaaatctATTGCAAAG GTTGCTACGCAAAGAACTTTGGACCAAAGGGTTTTGGTTACGGCCAGGGAGCAGGGGCACTCGTCCACGCGCAGTAA